One stretch of Streptomyces sp. R21 DNA includes these proteins:
- the hemG gene encoding protoporphyrinogen oxidase, whose amino-acid sequence MRAHSGRTDTGHVVVIGGGIAGLAAAHRLLDQGVRVTVLEASGRLGGKLLPGEIAGARVDLGAESMLARRPEAVGLAREVGLADRLQPPATATASIWTRGALRPMPKGHVMGVPGTAAALSGVLSEEGLHRIEREVDLPRTEVGDDVAVGEYVAARLGREVVDRLVEPLLGGVYAGDAYRISMRAAVPQLFEAARTHASLTEAVRAVQARAAAAQQTGPVFTGIEGGIGRLPLAVAESVRARGGEIRLNSPVHGLRCTPEGWEVMVDDSVEEADGVVVAVPAARAATLLRAEAPAAAAELAEVEYASMALITLAYRRADAVLPEGSGFLVPPVDGHTIKASTFASRKWGWIDAENPDLLVLRTSVGRYGETEVLGRDDEDLVEVSRHDLQAAVGLAAAPVATRVTRWTDGLPQYPVGHHARVARIREHVGKLPGLAVCGAAYDGVGIPACIASAYAAVDQLRGDRGGLDALRANPVQSLHGGAGE is encoded by the coding sequence ATGCGCGCACACAGCGGTCGTACGGATACCGGGCACGTCGTCGTCATCGGGGGCGGGATCGCCGGACTGGCCGCCGCCCACCGGCTGCTGGACCAGGGCGTGCGCGTGACCGTCCTGGAGGCGTCCGGCCGTCTCGGCGGCAAGCTGCTGCCCGGCGAGATCGCGGGCGCGCGGGTCGACCTGGGCGCCGAGTCGATGCTCGCGCGGCGCCCCGAGGCGGTGGGTCTGGCCCGCGAGGTGGGCCTCGCCGACCGCCTTCAGCCTCCCGCCACCGCGACGGCCTCGATCTGGACCCGCGGCGCCCTGCGCCCCATGCCCAAGGGCCATGTCATGGGCGTCCCGGGCACCGCCGCCGCCCTGTCCGGCGTCCTCTCCGAGGAGGGCCTGCACCGCATCGAGCGCGAGGTAGACCTGCCGCGCACGGAGGTCGGCGACGACGTGGCGGTGGGGGAGTACGTGGCGGCCCGCCTCGGCCGTGAGGTCGTCGACCGCCTGGTCGAGCCCCTCCTCGGCGGCGTCTACGCGGGCGACGCGTACCGCATCTCGATGCGCGCCGCCGTGCCCCAGCTCTTCGAGGCGGCCCGCACCCACGCCTCCCTGACGGAGGCGGTCCGCGCCGTCCAGGCCCGCGCGGCCGCCGCGCAGCAGACCGGACCGGTCTTCACGGGCATCGAGGGCGGCATCGGCCGGCTCCCGCTCGCGGTCGCGGAGTCGGTGCGGGCGCGCGGCGGGGAGATCCGGCTGAACAGCCCGGTCCACGGTCTGCGCTGTACCCCCGAAGGCTGGGAGGTGATGGTCGACGACTCCGTGGAGGAGGCCGACGGCGTCGTCGTCGCCGTACCCGCCGCCCGGGCCGCCACGCTGCTGCGCGCCGAGGCACCCGCGGCAGCGGCCGAGCTGGCCGAGGTCGAGTACGCGTCGATGGCGCTCATCACGCTCGCCTACCGCCGCGCCGACGCCGTGCTCCCGGAGGGCAGCGGCTTCCTCGTGCCGCCGGTGGACGGGCACACGATCAAGGCCTCGACGTTCGCGAGCCGGAAGTGGGGATGGATCGACGCCGAGAACCCCGACCTGCTGGTGCTGCGGACCTCGGTGGGGCGGTACGGGGAGACCGAGGTGCTCGGCCGGGACGACGAGGACCTCGTGGAGGTCTCGCGTCACGACCTGCAGGCGGCCGTAGGGCTGGCAGCCGCCCCCGTCGCCACCCGCGTGACGCGGTGGACCGACGGGCTGCCGCAGTACCCCGTCGGGCACCACGCGCGCGTGGCCCGCATCCGCGAGCACGTCGGCAAGCTGCCCGGCCTCGCCGTGTGCGGGGCGGCGTACGACGGCGTCGGGATCCCGGCCTGCATCGCGAGCGCGTACGCCGCCGTGGACCAGCTGCGCGGCGACCGCGGAGGACTGGACGCCCTGCGCGCGAACCCGGTGCAGAGTCTGCACGGCGGCGCGGGAGAATAG
- a CDS encoding DUF4349 domain-containing protein has translation MAQTVRSQTRPRRRSARRGRALAAVLLAAGLALAGCGASDDIGAGSDDKAAAQGPEKADSAASQADGGGAADNGARGAKATAPPKVTASHIIRTASLTVQVKDVPKALDDARTTTENAGGFVGNETTTRDDGGHERTRVVLRVPTDQYDEVLADLEGTGKIIERTAKAQDVTDQVVDVDSRIKSQRASVARVRELMDKATKLSDVVTLEGELSTRESDLEALLAQQASLKDRTSLATITLSLSETPVKKAAAKDEDPGFVDALAGGWHAFVTMLRWIAVALGAVLPFAAGAALLVVLWMRFVRNRLPRRPAPATPGTGALPVAPPVREEGGDQD, from the coding sequence ATGGCACAGACAGTGCGCTCGCAGACGCGCCCACGACGACGATCCGCACGGCGGGGCCGGGCCCTGGCCGCTGTCCTGCTCGCCGCCGGCCTCGCGCTCGCGGGCTGCGGCGCGTCCGACGACATCGGCGCCGGTTCCGACGACAAGGCCGCCGCCCAGGGTCCCGAGAAGGCCGACTCGGCCGCTTCGCAGGCGGACGGCGGCGGTGCGGCGGACAACGGCGCCCGAGGGGCGAAGGCGACCGCCCCGCCCAAGGTCACCGCGAGCCACATTATCCGCACCGCCTCCCTGACCGTGCAGGTCAAGGACGTGCCCAAGGCCCTGGACGACGCCCGCACCACCACCGAGAACGCGGGCGGATTCGTCGGCAACGAGACCACCACCCGGGACGACGGGGGCCACGAACGCACCCGGGTCGTCCTGCGCGTGCCCACCGACCAGTACGACGAGGTGCTCGCCGACCTGGAGGGCACGGGGAAGATCATCGAACGTACGGCCAAGGCACAGGACGTCACCGACCAGGTGGTGGACGTGGACAGCCGGATCAAGTCGCAGCGCGCCAGCGTGGCCCGGGTCCGCGAGCTGATGGACAAGGCGACCAAACTGAGCGATGTGGTCACCCTGGAAGGGGAGTTGAGCACCCGGGAGTCCGACCTGGAGGCGCTGCTCGCCCAGCAGGCGTCCCTGAAGGACCGCACCAGCCTGGCGACCATCACCCTGTCCCTGTCCGAGACGCCGGTGAAGAAGGCGGCGGCCAAGGACGAGGACCCGGGCTTCGTGGACGCGCTGGCCGGTGGCTGGCACGCGTTCGTCACGATGCTGCGCTGGATCGCCGTCGCGCTCGGCGCGGTCCTCCCGTTCGCGGCGGGCGCGGCGCTGCTCGTCGTGCTGTGGATGCGATTCGTACGCAACCGCCTGCCGCGCCGCCCGGCCCCGGCGACCCCGGGCACGGGTGCCCTTCCGGTCGCTCCTCCCGTGAGGGAGGAGGGTGGCGACCAGGATTGA
- a CDS encoding FAD-dependent oxidoreductase yields the protein MSMSSGTGGTGGTKERLVVIGGDAAGMSAASQARRMRGPDELEIVAFERGHFTSYSACGIPYWVGGDVPERDRLIARTPAEHRERDIDLRMRTEVVEIDVEGARVRSRNLETGAEEWTPYDKLVIATGARPIRPDLPGADAPGVHGVQTLDDGQALLDTLAATEGRRAVVVGAGYIGVEMAEALINRGYEVTVVNRGREPMSTLDPDMGRLVHEAMEGMGITMVNDAAVTKLLTGDDGRVRAVATEDAEYPADVVVLGIGVRPETTLAGAAGLPLGEHGGLLTDLAMRVRGHEDIWAGGDCVEVLDLVSGRERHIALGTHANKHGQVIGANVGGGYATFPGVVGTAVSKVCDLEIARTGLRDKDARRAGLQFETVTIESTSRAGYYPNAALMTVKMLAERRTGRLLGVQIVGREGAAKRVDIAAVALTAGMTVEQMTALDLGYAPPFSPVWDPILVAARKATAAVRARGA from the coding sequence ATGAGCATGAGCAGCGGGACGGGTGGCACGGGTGGGACGAAAGAGCGGCTGGTCGTGATCGGCGGCGACGCGGCGGGCATGTCCGCCGCGTCGCAGGCGCGCCGGATGCGGGGCCCGGACGAGCTGGAGATCGTGGCGTTCGAACGGGGCCACTTCACGTCGTACTCCGCGTGCGGCATCCCCTATTGGGTCGGCGGCGACGTCCCCGAGCGGGACCGGCTCATCGCCCGGACGCCCGCGGAGCACCGGGAGCGCGACATCGACCTGCGGATGCGTACGGAGGTCGTGGAGATCGACGTCGAGGGCGCCCGGGTCCGCTCCCGGAACCTGGAGACCGGGGCCGAGGAGTGGACGCCGTACGACAAACTCGTGATCGCGACCGGCGCCCGACCGATCCGCCCCGACCTGCCCGGCGCCGACGCGCCCGGCGTGCACGGGGTGCAGACGCTCGACGACGGCCAGGCCCTGCTCGACACGCTGGCCGCCACGGAGGGCCGGCGCGCGGTGGTCGTCGGCGCGGGCTACATCGGCGTGGAGATGGCCGAGGCCCTCATCAACCGCGGCTACGAGGTGACGGTCGTCAACCGCGGCAGGGAGCCGATGTCCACGCTCGACCCGGACATGGGGCGCCTGGTGCACGAGGCCATGGAGGGCATGGGCATCACCATGGTCAACGACGCCGCGGTCACCAAGCTCCTGACCGGCGACGACGGCCGGGTCCGGGCGGTCGCCACGGAGGACGCCGAGTACCCGGCGGACGTGGTCGTCCTCGGCATCGGCGTACGCCCCGAGACCACGCTCGCGGGGGCCGCGGGGCTGCCTCTCGGCGAGCACGGCGGGCTGCTCACCGACCTGGCGATGCGGGTGCGCGGGCACGAGGACATCTGGGCGGGCGGCGACTGCGTCGAGGTCCTCGACCTGGTCTCCGGGCGCGAGCGGCACATCGCGCTGGGCACGCACGCCAACAAGCACGGCCAGGTCATCGGCGCCAACGTGGGCGGCGGCTACGCCACGTTCCCCGGGGTCGTCGGCACGGCGGTCAGCAAGGTCTGCGACCTGGAGATCGCGCGGACCGGACTTCGCGACAAGGACGCGCGCCGGGCGGGCCTGCAGTTCGAGACCGTCACCATCGAGTCGACGAGCCGCGCCGGCTACTACCCGAACGCCGCCCTCATGACCGTGAAAATGCTCGCCGAGCGCCGCACCGGACGGCTTCTCGGCGTACAGATCGTCGGCCGCGAGGGCGCCGCCAAGCGCGTCGACATCGCCGCGGTCGCCCTGACCGCGGGCATGACGGTGGAACAGATGACAGCCCTGGACCTGGGCTACGCACCCCCGTTCTCACCGGTGTGGGATCCGATCCTGGTGGCGGCAAGGAAGGCGACAGCAGCGGTGCGCGCCAGGGGCGCGTAG
- a CDS encoding rhomboid family intramembrane serine protease encodes MVIPVHDVNPARRTPYVTYALIAANFLVFLRTPGIAGSVTGESGLSQLCHLQAFLDHYAAVPQELIHHRLPRLVPTGQVVTGPHGEGCLTAPPDYDKSPPLSVLTAMFLHGSWLHLLGNMLFLWIFGNNIEDRLGHVRFTLFYVVCGYAAAYGFALLNDDSGAPLIGASGAIAGVLGAYLVLCPKARVWVLVPFLIFLPLRLPAWVVLGFWFVLQAVYSSGAGVSTAGTVAYAAHVAGFLVGMLLAWPLRPGTPPPPEPRRLLWGRRARHGW; translated from the coding sequence GTGGTCATCCCCGTCCATGACGTGAACCCGGCACGCCGGACGCCCTATGTGACGTACGCGCTGATCGCCGCCAACTTCCTGGTCTTCCTGCGCACCCCCGGCATCGCGGGCTCGGTGACAGGAGAGAGCGGTCTGTCCCAGTTGTGCCATCTGCAGGCGTTTTTGGACCACTACGCCGCCGTGCCGCAGGAACTGATCCACCATCGGCTGCCGCGGCTCGTGCCCACGGGCCAGGTCGTGACGGGTCCGCACGGCGAAGGCTGCCTGACGGCCCCGCCGGACTACGACAAGTCGCCGCCGCTGTCGGTCCTCACGGCGATGTTCCTGCACGGCAGCTGGCTGCACCTGCTCGGCAACATGCTCTTCCTGTGGATCTTCGGCAACAACATCGAGGACCGCCTCGGGCATGTGCGGTTCACGCTGTTCTACGTCGTCTGCGGTTACGCGGCGGCGTACGGCTTCGCGCTCCTCAACGACGACTCGGGCGCCCCGCTGATCGGCGCGTCCGGGGCGATCGCCGGAGTGCTGGGCGCCTATCTGGTGCTCTGTCCGAAGGCGAGGGTGTGGGTCCTCGTCCCGTTCCTGATCTTCCTGCCGCTGCGGCTGCCCGCGTGGGTGGTGCTGGGCTTCTGGTTCGTGCTGCAGGCGGTGTACTCGTCGGGCGCCGGGGTCTCCACGGCCGGGACGGTGGCGTACGCGGCCCATGTGGCCGGCTTCCTCGTGGGCATGCTGCTGGCCTGGCCGCTGCGGCCCGGCACACCGCCCCCGCCCGAACCGCGCCGCCTGCTGTGGGGCAGGCGGGCGCGGCACGGCTGGTGA
- the hemE gene encoding uroporphyrinogen decarboxylase translates to MSANRRPEGQPPTATYESAFLKACRREPVPHTPVWFMRQAGRSLPEYLKVREGIPMLESCMRPELVTEITLQPVRRHNVDAAIYFSDIVVPLKAIGIDLDIKPGVGPVVANPIRTRADLAQLRDLTPEDVWYVTEAIKLLTAELGERPLIGFAGAPFTLASYLVEGGPSKNHEHTKALMYGDPQLWADLLDRLAEITSAFLKVQIEAGASAVQLFDSWVGALAPADYRRSVMPASTKVFEAVAGYGVPRIHFGVGTGELLGLMGEAGADVVGVDWRVPLDEAARRVGPGKALQGNLDPAVLFSTTEAVQTKTREVLDAAAGLEGHVFNLGHGVPPNTDPDALTRLVEYVHTQTAR, encoded by the coding sequence GTGAGTGCCAACCGCCGCCCCGAGGGCCAGCCGCCGACAGCCACGTACGAGTCCGCCTTCCTCAAGGCGTGCAGGCGCGAGCCCGTGCCGCACACGCCGGTGTGGTTCATGCGGCAGGCCGGTCGCTCGCTGCCCGAGTACCTCAAGGTGCGCGAGGGCATCCCCATGCTGGAGTCCTGCATGCGGCCCGAGCTGGTCACCGAGATCACCCTCCAGCCGGTGCGCCGGCACAACGTGGACGCGGCGATCTACTTCAGCGACATCGTCGTCCCGCTCAAGGCCATCGGCATCGACCTCGACATCAAGCCGGGCGTCGGCCCGGTCGTCGCAAACCCGATCCGCACCCGCGCCGACCTGGCCCAGCTGCGCGATCTGACCCCCGAGGACGTCTGGTACGTCACCGAGGCGATCAAGCTCCTGACGGCCGAGCTGGGCGAGCGACCGCTGATCGGCTTCGCGGGCGCGCCTTTCACCCTCGCGAGCTACCTCGTCGAGGGCGGCCCGTCCAAGAACCACGAGCACACCAAGGCGCTCATGTACGGCGACCCGCAGCTGTGGGCCGACCTGCTCGACCGCCTCGCCGAGATCACCTCCGCCTTCCTGAAGGTGCAGATCGAGGCGGGCGCCAGCGCGGTCCAGCTCTTCGACTCCTGGGTCGGCGCCCTGGCACCCGCCGACTACCGCCGCTCGGTCATGCCCGCCTCGACGAAGGTCTTCGAGGCCGTCGCCGGATACGGCGTCCCGCGCATCCACTTCGGTGTCGGCACCGGCGAGCTGCTCGGTCTGATGGGTGAGGCCGGCGCGGACGTCGTCGGCGTCGACTGGCGCGTCCCGCTCGATGAGGCCGCCCGCCGCGTCGGTCCCGGCAAGGCGCTTCAGGGCAACCTCGACCCGGCCGTCCTGTTCTCCACCACCGAGGCGGTTCAGACCAAGACCCGCGAGGTGCTCGACGCCGCCGCCGGTCTGGAGGGCCACGTCTTCAACCTCGGCCACGGCGTCCCGCCGAACACCGACCCGGACGCGCTGACCCGGCTCGTGGAGTACGTGCACACGCAGACCGCCCGCTGA
- a CDS encoding DUF3000 domain-containing protein, with protein MAAAQGRLSDGAGGMDDAKEGDRDATQTAPPPFRAAVEALKVARLRPEIEIDPTRPPQRLAPYAYALEAAVVADDEDLADGRLVLLHDPAGHDAWQGTFRLVTLVRAELEPEMAADPLLPEVCWSWLTGALQARGLSYGEPSGTVTRASSHYFGGLSERPSASQIEIRASWTPREGMGGVPDTASHLAAWCDLLCQVAGLPPASPGDAAVVTLPQRRGPQSR; from the coding sequence ATGGCTGCGGCTCAGGGACGACTGTCGGACGGCGCTGGCGGAATGGACGACGCGAAGGAGGGGGACCGGGATGCGACGCAGACGGCTCCGCCGCCCTTCCGGGCTGCCGTCGAGGCGTTGAAGGTGGCACGGCTGCGGCCGGAGATCGAGATCGACCCGACGCGCCCGCCACAGCGGCTCGCTCCCTATGCGTACGCCCTGGAGGCGGCGGTCGTCGCCGACGACGAGGACCTGGCCGACGGCCGCCTCGTCCTGCTGCACGACCCGGCGGGGCACGACGCCTGGCAGGGCACCTTCCGCCTGGTCACGCTGGTCCGCGCCGAACTGGAGCCGGAGATGGCGGCCGACCCGCTGCTCCCCGAGGTCTGCTGGTCGTGGCTGACCGGAGCGCTCCAGGCCCGCGGTCTGTCGTACGGCGAACCGAGCGGCACGGTGACGCGCGCGAGCTCGCACTACTTCGGCGGCCTCTCCGAGCGGCCGTCCGCCTCCCAGATCGAGATCCGGGCGTCCTGGACCCCGCGCGAGGGCATGGGCGGCGTCCCCGACACGGCCTCCCATCTCGCCGCGTGGTGCGATCTGCTCTGCCAGGTCGCGGGCCTGCCCCCGGCGAGCCCGGGTGACGCGGCCGTGGTGACGCTGCCACAGCGCCGGGGGCCGCAGTCCCGCTGA
- a CDS encoding response regulator transcription factor gives MSVLLEQPASLVAYRPNKPTAMVVVADPRVRSTVTRHLWALGVRDVIEASSVAEARPRIGNPRDICVADVHLPDGSGLTLLSETRAAGWPNGLALSAADDIGAVRNALAGGVKGYVVTGTRTNVGLPTRPGAAPIGSAAARMHRRPPGAPSHPGGYRELSGREVEVLRLVAEGQSNKAIGVSMGLSALTVKSHLARIARKLGTGDRAGMVAVALRTGIIH, from the coding sequence GTGTCCGTTCTCCTCGAGCAGCCCGCAAGCCTGGTCGCCTACCGCCCGAACAAGCCGACCGCCATGGTGGTCGTGGCCGACCCCCGCGTCCGCTCCACCGTGACCCGCCACCTGTGGGCCCTCGGTGTACGCGACGTCATCGAGGCCTCGTCCGTCGCGGAGGCTCGTCCCCGCATCGGCAACCCCCGTGACATCTGCGTCGCCGACGTCCACCTCCCCGACGGATCCGGCCTGACGCTCCTCTCCGAAACCCGAGCCGCGGGCTGGCCCAACGGCCTGGCCCTCTCCGCAGCCGACGACATCGGCGCCGTACGCAACGCCCTCGCGGGCGGCGTCAAGGGCTACGTCGTCACCGGCACCCGTACGAACGTCGGCCTCCCCACCCGCCCCGGCGCCGCGCCCATCGGCTCGGCCGCCGCACGAATGCACCGCCGCCCCCCGGGTGCCCCGAGCCACCCGGGCGGCTACCGCGAGCTCTCCGGCCGTGAGGTCGAGGTGCTCCGCCTGGTCGCCGAGGGCCAGTCGAACAAGGCCATCGGCGTCTCGATGGGCCTGTCCGCGCTGACCGTCAAGAGCCACCTCGCCCGCATCGCCCGCAAGCTCGGCACGGGCGACCGCGCCGGGATGGTGGCGGTGGCCCTGCGCACCGGGATCATCCACTGA